From a region of the Sphingopyxis sp. YR583 genome:
- a CDS encoding glutathione S-transferase family protein: MTLPILYHCPDARSLRCLWAVEEAGIDVDLRLLKFPPRAFEPDYRAVNPLMTIPGWVENGQLMTESAAICERIAEGTALEVQRSEADYWIYRNWLHRSDATLTFPLAIMIRYTRVEPEERRLDQAVDDYKAFFGGRAKSIEAALTDGREWLVAGRFTIADIVIGYAAFLATTLGADDVLGDATKAWLDRCTTREGFLRARQRQKVA, encoded by the coding sequence ATGACGCTCCCGATTCTCTATCACTGCCCCGACGCCCGCTCGCTGCGATGTTTGTGGGCGGTCGAGGAGGCCGGGATCGATGTCGATCTGCGCCTGCTCAAATTCCCGCCGCGCGCGTTCGAACCAGATTATCGCGCGGTCAACCCGCTGATGACCATCCCCGGCTGGGTCGAGAATGGCCAGTTGATGACCGAGTCCGCCGCGATCTGCGAACGCATCGCCGAGGGGACGGCGCTGGAGGTGCAACGGAGCGAAGCGGACTATTGGATCTACCGTAACTGGCTCCATCGCAGCGACGCCACGCTGACCTTTCCGCTGGCGATCATGATCCGCTACACGCGCGTCGAACCCGAAGAACGGCGGCTCGATCAGGCAGTCGATGACTATAAGGCTTTCTTCGGCGGCCGTGCGAAGAGTATCGAGGCGGCGCTAACCGATGGACGCGAGTGGCTCGTCGCCGGACGCTTCACCATCGCCGATATCGTGATCGGTTACGCGGCCTTCCTCGCGACGACACTCGGCGCCGACGACGTGCTGGGCGACGCGACCAAGGCGTGGCTCGATCGCTGTACAACTCGCGAGGGATTCCTGCGTGCCCGGCAGCGCCAGAAGGTCGCATAA
- a CDS encoding fatty acid--CoA ligase, translated as MGRDVSELFTFDEFLTHWAGERPDRVALREEGRVYSYAELDDLTARAASALISAGLKKGDRIAWIGKNSDLYFTLFYGAARAGIVMAPIGWRLSPTEWAFIVNDTEAKIVFSGPGFDTLADQLAGKLRNSPAIVGAADAWSMIEGAARSAFDPSGANDAVLQLYTSGTTGNPKGAVLSNRNLFALRKHSNTLDLPYTKWEDDEAVLVAMPCAHIGGTGLGIMALAAGLPGVVLAEFNPDGVFDAVEQHGVTRFFMVPAALQMLLMHPRCASVDYSRLKYILYGAAPIPLELLRQCIKVFGAQFIQAYGMTETTGTISMLPPEDHDPEGNARMRSAGKALPGVEIVILGPDSQPVPTGEVGEVVTRSSNNMLGYWNLPDATANTMTDDGWIRTGDAGYLDADGYLFIHDRMKDMIITGGENVYPAEVESAIFGHPAVQEVAVIGIPDQKWGETVKAVVVAKPGTTVEEADIIAWARERIAPFKCPRSVDVIEALPRNASGKILRKDLRAPYWEGYERMVN; from the coding sequence ATGGGCCGCGACGTTTCGGAGCTGTTTACGTTTGACGAATTCCTGACCCATTGGGCCGGCGAGCGCCCCGACCGGGTGGCGCTGCGCGAGGAGGGGCGCGTCTACAGCTACGCCGAACTCGACGACCTCACGGCTCGGGCGGCTTCGGCGCTGATCTCGGCGGGGCTGAAAAAGGGCGACCGCATCGCGTGGATTGGCAAGAACAGCGATCTCTATTTCACCCTTTTCTATGGCGCCGCGCGCGCGGGGATCGTGATGGCACCGATCGGCTGGCGCCTGTCGCCGACCGAATGGGCGTTCATCGTCAACGATACAGAGGCGAAGATCGTGTTCTCCGGCCCGGGGTTCGATACCCTTGCCGATCAGCTCGCAGGAAAGCTTCGGAATAGTCCTGCAATCGTCGGCGCCGCGGACGCATGGTCGATGATCGAGGGAGCAGCGCGCTCTGCCTTCGACCCGTCGGGCGCCAATGATGCGGTGCTCCAGCTCTACACCTCGGGCACCACTGGTAATCCCAAGGGGGCCGTTCTCTCGAACCGGAACCTCTTCGCGCTCCGAAAGCATTCGAACACTCTCGATCTTCCCTACACCAAATGGGAAGATGACGAGGCGGTGCTGGTCGCGATGCCGTGCGCGCATATCGGCGGCACCGGGCTCGGCATCATGGCGCTTGCCGCTGGATTGCCCGGCGTCGTGCTCGCCGAGTTCAACCCCGACGGGGTGTTCGACGCGGTCGAGCAGCATGGCGTTACGCGCTTCTTCATGGTTCCCGCGGCGCTCCAGATGTTGCTGATGCACCCGCGCTGCGCCAGCGTCGATTACAGCCGCCTCAAATATATCCTCTATGGCGCGGCGCCGATCCCGCTCGAATTGCTGCGTCAGTGCATCAAGGTGTTCGGCGCGCAGTTCATCCAAGCCTATGGCATGACCGAGACGACCGGTACGATCTCGATGCTGCCGCCCGAGGATCATGATCCGGAGGGCAATGCGCGCATGCGTTCGGCGGGCAAGGCGCTTCCCGGGGTCGAAATTGTCATTCTCGGACCCGATAGCCAGCCGGTGCCGACGGGCGAAGTGGGTGAGGTCGTTACCCGCTCGTCGAACAATATGCTGGGGTATTGGAACCTGCCCGACGCGACTGCAAATACGATGACCGACGACGGCTGGATCCGCACCGGCGACGCCGGCTATCTCGATGCGGACGGATATTTGTTCATCCACGACCGGATGAAGGACATGATCATCACGGGGGGCGAGAATGTGTATCCGGCCGAGGTCGAAAGCGCCATCTTCGGCCACCCGGCGGTACAGGAAGTCGCGGTGATCGGCATTCCCGACCAGAAATGGGGCGAAACGGTGAAAGCCGTCGTTGTCGCCAAGCCGGGCACGACCGTCGAGGAAGCGGATATCATCGCCTGGGCGCGCGAGCGCATCGCACCCTTCAAATGCCCTCGGAGCGTTGATGTAATCGAAGCGCTTCCGAGAAATGCCAGTGGCAAGATTTTGCGCAAGGATTTGCGCGCCCCCTATTGGGAGGGGTATGAGCGGATGGTGAATTGA
- a CDS encoding DUF938 domain-containing protein: MPGDGAPDSKRHAPATLRNRDAIVVVLRDWLPATGSVLEVASGSGEHAVHFAAAFPHLDWQPSDPDPAGMISIAAYRAEAGLANIAPPVAVDAASDVWPVDRAEAILCINMVHISPWEATLGLFAGAARLLAPGAPLILYGPYVEPDVPTAESNLAFDASLRSRDGAWGLRDTSAVKAAAANAGFVFAERRPMPANNLMLLFRRT, from the coding sequence ATGCCGGGGGATGGCGCGCCGGATAGCAAGCGCCATGCACCGGCAACATTGCGCAATCGCGACGCCATCGTCGTTGTCCTGCGCGACTGGCTTCCCGCGACAGGATCGGTGCTCGAAGTCGCGAGCGGCTCGGGCGAGCATGCGGTCCATTTTGCCGCTGCTTTTCCGCATCTCGATTGGCAACCGAGCGATCCCGACCCCGCGGGGATGATTTCGATCGCGGCGTATCGCGCCGAAGCCGGATTGGCGAACATCGCGCCGCCGGTGGCAGTCGATGCGGCGTCCGATGTTTGGCCGGTGGATCGTGCCGAGGCGATCCTCTGCATCAACATGGTGCATATCAGCCCGTGGGAGGCGACGCTTGGCTTGTTCGCCGGCGCCGCGCGGCTGCTCGCGCCCGGTGCACCGCTGATCCTCTACGGTCCCTATGTCGAACCCGATGTGCCGACGGCGGAGAGCAATCTTGCCTTTGACGCCAGCCTGCGCAGCCGCGATGGTGCATGGGGCCTACGCGACACGAGTGCCGTCAAGGCAGCCGCCGCTAACGCCGGTTTTGTTTTCGCCGAGCGGCGCCCGATGCCCGCTAACAACCTGATGCTGCTCTTCCGCCGCACCTGA
- a CDS encoding ABA4-like family protein, with the protein MSWDNIFLLANYWAFAGWIALAFLPRGPKTLAAILYAGVFLLCLAYTVLIVGFMTGGIDSGGAGGADFTTLKGVMKLFDSPGGTTMGWIHYLAFDLFTGMWIARDADQKGFSRVVQFPFLFLTLMAGPVGLFGWLIVRERRARAQANK; encoded by the coding sequence ATGAGCTGGGATAATATCTTTCTGTTGGCCAATTACTGGGCCTTTGCCGGCTGGATTGCGCTCGCCTTCCTGCCGCGTGGTCCGAAGACCCTTGCCGCGATCCTCTATGCCGGCGTCTTCCTGCTTTGCCTTGCCTATACCGTATTGATCGTCGGTTTCATGACCGGCGGCATCGACTCCGGCGGCGCGGGCGGCGCCGATTTCACGACGCTGAAGGGCGTGATGAAGCTGTTCGACAGCCCGGGCGGGACGACGATGGGGTGGATCCATTATCTGGCTTTCGACCTGTTCACTGGCATGTGGATCGCGCGCGACGCTGATCAAAAGGGCTTCAGTCGTGTCGTGCAATTTCCCTTCTTGTTCCTGACGCTGATGGCCGGCCCGGTCGGCCTGTTCGGTTGGCTGATCGTGCGCGAGCGCCGCGCGCGGGCACAGGCGAACAAGTGA
- the gcvPB gene encoding aminomethyl-transferring glycine dehydrogenase subunit GcvPB, whose protein sequence is MNVAGGADDNVTFTGNRALMLEEPLIFEIGGNETTGVDFDEAAPAADLGALVRTAPIGLPGLSESETVRHYTRLSRQNYAIDLGLFPLGSCTMKHNPRLNEKVARMPGFADVHPLQPQETVQGAYAVIHELAEWLITLTGMHSVAMSPKAGAHGELCGILCIKAALEARGEDRRVILVPESAHGTNPATAAFAGFTVEDIPATEAGRVNLEALTARLGPDVAGVMITNPNTCGLFERDMKAISDAVHAAGGYVYCDGANFNAIVGRVRPGDLGVDAMHINLHKTFSTPHGGGGPGSGPVVLSEALAPFAPLPFVTKNGGDFRLIEEESAGEDHPQTFGRMTAFHGQMGMFTRALTYILSHGADGLKQVAEDAVLNANYVLRSLEGVLDAPFAASGPCMHEALFSDKGLAEGFSTLDIAKGLIDEGYHPMTVYFPLVVHGAMLVEPTETESKAVLDQFIGALRSIALRAKNGDPALKTAPHFAPRARLDETLAARKPVLAWED, encoded by the coding sequence ATGAATGTCGCCGGCGGCGCCGACGATAATGTCACCTTCACTGGTAATCGCGCGCTGATGCTCGAAGAGCCGTTGATCTTTGAGATCGGCGGCAATGAGACAACGGGTGTAGATTTCGATGAAGCCGCGCCCGCCGCAGATCTCGGCGCGCTCGTGCGCACCGCCCCGATCGGCCTTCCGGGCCTCAGCGAGTCCGAAACGGTACGCCACTACACGCGCCTGTCGCGTCAGAACTATGCGATCGACCTGGGTCTCTTTCCCCTCGGCAGTTGCACGATGAAGCATAATCCGCGTCTCAACGAAAAGGTCGCGCGGATGCCGGGGTTTGCGGATGTCCATCCGCTTCAGCCGCAGGAAACGGTGCAGGGCGCCTATGCCGTAATTCACGAGCTCGCCGAATGGCTGATCACGCTCACCGGCATGCACAGCGTCGCCATGTCTCCCAAGGCGGGCGCGCATGGCGAACTCTGCGGCATCCTTTGCATCAAGGCTGCACTCGAAGCGCGCGGCGAGGACCGCCGCGTGATCCTCGTCCCCGAAAGCGCGCACGGCACCAATCCCGCGACCGCAGCCTTCGCCGGCTTTACCGTCGAGGATATCCCCGCGACCGAAGCGGGCCGCGTCAATCTTGAAGCCCTGACGGCCCGGCTTGGCCCCGACGTCGCGGGCGTGATGATCACCAACCCCAACACCTGCGGCCTGTTCGAGCGCGACATGAAGGCGATTTCGGACGCGGTCCACGCCGCGGGCGGTTATGTCTATTGCGACGGCGCCAACTTCAATGCGATCGTCGGCCGCGTACGTCCCGGCGACCTCGGCGTCGACGCGATGCACATCAACCTCCACAAAACCTTCTCGACCCCGCACGGTGGCGGCGGCCCGGGCTCGGGCCCGGTCGTGCTGTCCGAAGCGCTCGCGCCCTTCGCACCGCTGCCCTTTGTGACGAAGAATGGGGGCGACTTCCGCCTGATCGAAGAGGAAAGCGCGGGTGAGGATCATCCGCAGACCTTTGGGCGCATGACCGCGTTTCACGGCCAGATGGGCATGTTCACGCGGGCGCTGACCTATATTCTCAGCCACGGTGCGGACGGCCTCAAGCAGGTGGCCGAGGATGCGGTCCTCAACGCCAACTATGTGCTACGCAGCCTTGAGGGCGTGCTCGACGCACCCTTTGCGGCTTCGGGTCCGTGCATGCATGAGGCGCTATTCAGCGACAAGGGCCTCGCCGAAGGCTTCTCGACGCTCGATATCGCCAAGGGGCTGATCGACGAGGGCTATCACCCGATGACAGTCTATTTCCCGCTTGTCGTCCACGGCGCGATGCTCGTCGAGCCGACCGAGACCGAGAGCAAGGCGGTGCTCGACCAGTTCATCGGTGCGCTGCGCAGTATCGCGTTGCGTGCCAAGAATGGCGATCCGGCGCTCAAGACCGCGCCGCATTTCGCGCCGCGCGCGCGGCTCGACGAGACGCTCGCGGCGCGCAAGCCCGTGCTCGCCTGGGAGGATTGA
- the gcvPA gene encoding aminomethyl-transferring glycine dehydrogenase subunit GcvPA: protein MRYLPLTSDDRAAMLATIGAATIDDLFVDVPAEARLEGPIAGLPNHASELAVERHMAALARRSRAAGEGPFFLGAGAYRHHVPASVDHLIQRGEFLTAYTPYQPEIAQGTLQMLFEFQSQVARLLGTDVANASMYDGSTACWEAIVMARRITKRTKALLSTGLHPHYRSVARTMAKYTGDTLVDGDPSLEVGTDWAALASAIDKDTSCVVVQYPDILGRIDDMTKLAEACQAGGALLIAVVTEPVALGLIKSPGEMGADIVVGEGQSLGVGLQFGGPYVGLFACKTKYVRQMPGRLCGETVDANGKRGFVLTLSTREQHIRREKATSNICTNSGLCALAFSIHMTLLGEAGLRQLAAINHGRAKAAAAELAKLPGVSVLNDSFFNEFTLLLPTAARPVIHKLAEKDILGGVSLGRLYPDNAGLENGLVVAVTETVTEADIAAFAAALKEVLV, encoded by the coding sequence ATGCGTTACCTCCCTCTGACTTCCGATGACCGCGCGGCTATGCTCGCGACGATCGGTGCTGCAACGATTGACGACCTGTTCGTCGACGTTCCTGCTGAAGCGCGGCTCGAAGGCCCGATCGCGGGGTTGCCGAACCATGCCAGCGAACTTGCGGTCGAGCGTCATATGGCTGCGCTTGCACGTCGCAGCCGCGCTGCGGGTGAAGGGCCTTTCTTCCTCGGTGCCGGCGCCTATCGCCACCATGTTCCGGCGAGCGTCGACCATCTGATCCAGCGCGGGGAGTTCCTGACCGCTTACACGCCGTATCAGCCCGAAATCGCGCAGGGCACGCTGCAGATGCTGTTCGAATTCCAGAGCCAGGTTGCACGCCTGCTCGGAACCGACGTCGCCAATGCGTCGATGTACGACGGCTCAACGGCGTGCTGGGAAGCGATCGTCATGGCGCGCCGGATCACCAAGCGCACCAAAGCGTTGCTGTCGACAGGTCTTCATCCGCATTATCGCAGCGTAGCGCGCACGATGGCCAAATATACCGGCGATACCCTTGTCGATGGTGATCCGAGCCTCGAAGTCGGCACCGACTGGGCGGCACTGGCGTCGGCGATCGACAAGGATACGAGCTGCGTCGTCGTCCAATATCCTGACATCCTCGGCCGCATCGACGATATGACGAAGCTTGCCGAAGCGTGTCAGGCCGGGGGTGCGCTGCTGATCGCGGTAGTGACCGAACCGGTTGCACTTGGCCTGATCAAATCGCCCGGCGAAATGGGTGCCGATATCGTCGTGGGCGAGGGGCAATCGCTTGGCGTCGGCCTCCAGTTTGGCGGACCCTACGTTGGCCTCTTCGCGTGCAAGACCAAATATGTACGCCAGATGCCGGGGCGCCTGTGCGGTGAAACCGTCGATGCAAATGGCAAGCGCGGTTTCGTGCTGACGCTTTCGACGCGCGAACAACATATCCGCCGCGAAAAGGCGACAAGCAATATCTGCACAAATTCAGGTCTCTGTGCGCTGGCTTTCAGCATCCATATGACTCTGCTCGGCGAAGCGGGCCTTCGCCAGCTCGCCGCGATCAACCACGGCCGCGCCAAGGCCGCGGCCGCCGAATTGGCCAAGCTTCCCGGCGTGTCGGTGCTGAACGACAGCTTCTTCAACGAATTCACGCTGCTGCTTCCCACCGCGGCGCGGCCGGTGATTCACAAGCTCGCCGAAAAGGATATTCTCGGCGGCGTATCGCTCGGCCGTCTCTATCCCGACAACGCCGGCCTCGAAAATGGCCTTGTCGTCGCCGTGACCGAAACCGTGACCGAGGCGGACATCGCCGCCTTTGCCGCGGCCCTGAAGGAGGTGCTGGTATGA
- a CDS encoding glycosyltransferase: MTDTAPANCRLMVATPIYEGAQGTYIRAALDLALRAQAMGVPVRFEFILYQPSISRARNMLAAMFLASDCTHMLFVDADIDFSPDDVFSMVRAMDANPEVGVLGAAYPRRMVNWRNVARAVELGLAKENPAVLARYAGEFALHFLHPDQSFKLTDLVELSQLGTAMMLIRRDVFAGLRAALPDLVFRPDPAERQAHGVGEIEAAFFCPLIDPESQALLSDDYAFCRRVRDAGFRIWLAPWVRTTHAGPTVFTGALADTAQLYSVNPASSPE, translated from the coding sequence ATGACCGACACCGCACCAGCCAATTGCCGCCTGATGGTGGCGACGCCCATCTATGAGGGAGCGCAGGGCACTTATATCCGTGCGGCGCTCGATCTTGCCTTGCGCGCGCAGGCCATGGGCGTGCCGGTGCGGTTCGAATTCATCCTCTACCAACCGTCGATCTCGCGCGCACGCAACATGCTCGCGGCGATGTTCCTTGCGAGCGACTGCACGCACATGCTGTTCGTTGACGCCGACATCGATTTTTCGCCCGACGATGTGTTCTCGATGGTTCGAGCGATGGATGCAAATCCCGAAGTCGGCGTTCTCGGTGCGGCCTATCCGCGGCGGATGGTCAATTGGCGTAACGTCGCGCGCGCCGTCGAACTCGGCCTTGCAAAGGAAAATCCGGCAGTTCTCGCGCGCTACGCAGGCGAATTTGCGTTGCATTTTCTTCATCCGGATCAGAGCTTCAAGCTGACCGATCTGGTCGAACTGTCACAGCTTGGCACCGCGATGATGTTGATCCGCCGCGATGTGTTTGCAGGGCTGCGTGCGGCCCTGCCCGATCTGGTGTTCCGGCCTGATCCGGCCGAGCGGCAGGCACACGGCGTCGGTGAAATCGAGGCGGCTTTCTTCTGCCCGCTCATCGATCCGGAAAGCCAGGCTTTGCTCTCGGACGACTATGCCTTTTGTCGCCGTGTTCGCGATGCCGGCTTTCGCATCTGGCTGGCTCCTTGGGTTCGCACGACCCATGCGGGACCGACCGTCTTTACCGGCGCGCTCGCCGATACGGCTCAGCTTTATTCCGTCAATCCAGCTTCTTCCCCGGAGTAG
- the gcvH gene encoding glycine cleavage system protein GcvH, whose product MPRYFTEEHEWIDVDGDVATVGITDFAQGQLGDIVFVEVPDTGAELSKGGDAAVVESVKAASDVYAPVDGTVTEGNGQLEEDPSLVNSDPEGEGWFFRMTLGDKSQLDGLMDAAGYKAFCDAL is encoded by the coding sequence ATGCCGCGTTATTTTACCGAAGAGCATGAGTGGATCGACGTCGACGGTGATGTCGCGACGGTCGGCATCACCGACTTCGCGCAGGGCCAGCTTGGCGACATCGTGTTCGTCGAAGTCCCCGACACGGGCGCGGAACTCAGCAAGGGCGGCGACGCCGCGGTCGTTGAATCGGTCAAAGCGGCGAGCGACGTTTACGCGCCCGTCGATGGGACCGTCACCGAAGGCAATGGCCAGCTCGAGGAAGATCCCTCGCTCGTCAATTCGGACCCCGAAGGCGAAGGCTGGTTCTTCCGCATGACGCTCGGCGACAAGAGCCAGCTCGACGGTCTGATGGACGCCGCCGGTTACAAGGCGTTCTGCGACGCCCTGTAA
- the gcvT gene encoding glycine cleavage system aminomethyltransferase GcvT, with protein sequence MREDDEVPIETATLPLDAWHRAKGGRMVEFAGYWMPIQYEGIMAEHLWTRENAGLFDVSHMGQLSLSGEKVAEALEALVPGDISALKPGRMRYSLLLDEDGGILDDLMITNEGDQYGIVVNGAVKWEDIGHLRENLPDDITLNHNEDYGLLALQGPKAVDALARLVPEAASLVFMQAVRATWNGHAISLSRSGYTGEDGFEISLPNEALTAFADALCAMEEVKPIGLGARDSLRLEAGLPLYGHDLTPAIDPAEADLGFAVSKRRREEENFPGAARILGHLEDGPPRKRVGLLVDGKLPVREGAKLFDGEDEIGVVTSGGFAPSVGAPIAMGYVPRDHAVPGTAIAAEVRGKLVHCTVAAMPFVPHRYVRKTGG encoded by the coding sequence ATGCGCGAAGATGATGAAGTTCCGATCGAAACAGCCACCCTGCCGCTCGACGCCTGGCACCGCGCGAAGGGCGGCCGTATGGTCGAATTCGCCGGCTACTGGATGCCGATCCAGTATGAAGGGATTATGGCGGAACATCTCTGGACGCGCGAAAACGCCGGCCTGTTCGACGTCAGCCATATGGGACAGTTGTCGCTCTCGGGCGAAAAGGTTGCCGAGGCGCTCGAAGCGCTCGTCCCCGGCGATATCTCCGCGTTGAAGCCCGGCCGGATGCGCTATTCGCTGCTGCTGGACGAAGACGGCGGCATCCTCGACGATCTGATGATCACCAACGAAGGCGACCAATATGGCATCGTCGTCAACGGTGCGGTCAAATGGGAAGATATCGGGCATCTGCGCGAAAACCTGCCCGACGATATCACGCTCAATCACAATGAGGATTACGGCCTGCTCGCGCTGCAGGGACCGAAAGCGGTCGATGCGCTCGCGCGGCTGGTCCCCGAGGCGGCAAGTCTCGTCTTCATGCAGGCGGTGCGCGCGACGTGGAACGGACACGCCATCTCGCTCAGCCGTTCGGGCTACACCGGCGAAGATGGCTTCGAGATTTCGCTTCCCAACGAAGCGCTCACCGCCTTCGCCGATGCGCTTTGCGCGATGGAAGAGGTGAAGCCGATCGGCCTCGGCGCCCGCGACTCGCTGCGTCTCGAAGCCGGCCTGCCGCTCTACGGCCATGATCTTACGCCTGCGATCGATCCCGCTGAAGCAGACCTCGGCTTTGCGGTGAGCAAGCGCCGCCGCGAGGAAGAAAATTTTCCGGGCGCCGCGCGTATCCTCGGCCATCTCGAAGACGGCCCGCCGCGCAAGCGCGTCGGCCTGCTCGTCGACGGCAAGCTACCCGTTCGCGAAGGCGCCAAGCTGTTCGACGGCGAGGACGAGATTGGCGTCGTGACGTCGGGCGGCTTCGCCCCCAGCGTCGGCGCGCCGATCGCCATGGGCTATGTGCCGCGCGATCATGCCGTGCCGGGCACCGCGATCGCCGCCGAAGTGCGCGGCAAGCTTGTCCATTGCACGGTCGCGGCGATGCCGTTCGTTCCGCATCGATATGTTCGTAAAACAGGAGGTTGA
- a CDS encoding NAD-dependent dehydratase — translation MPDALIVGATGLVGRAVIERFGLAPVTVLARREVQGLAPHHKALVAPSERWGDIVAAEKPGLLISCLGTTIRLAGSQAAFRAVDHDLVLAAAREARAGGTPHMIAVSSVGAAAKSGNFYLRTKGETEDDLAGLGFARLDLIRPGLLRGDRPGPQRLGEGLATIAAPFTDALLHGSFRRYRSISGDSVAAAIVALAGQGGFGVHIHENDAIRALAD, via the coding sequence ATGCCTGATGCGCTGATCGTCGGCGCGACGGGGCTCGTCGGACGCGCGGTGATCGAACGCTTCGGCTTGGCGCCCGTCACAGTGCTTGCCCGGCGCGAGGTCCAGGGTCTGGCGCCGCACCACAAGGCGCTGGTCGCGCCGTCCGAACGCTGGGGCGACATCGTCGCCGCCGAAAAGCCAGGGCTTCTCATCTCCTGTCTCGGCACGACGATCCGGCTCGCGGGCTCGCAAGCGGCGTTCCGCGCCGTCGATCACGACCTCGTCCTCGCCGCTGCACGCGAGGCGAGGGCGGGCGGCACGCCGCACATGATCGCGGTCAGCTCGGTCGGCGCCGCGGCCAAGAGCGGCAATTTCTACCTTCGCACGAAGGGTGAGACCGAGGATGATCTTGCCGGGCTCGGCTTCGCGAGGCTCGACCTGATCCGTCCGGGCCTGCTTCGCGGCGATCGTCCCGGGCCGCAGCGGCTGGGCGAGGGGCTCGCGACGATTGCCGCGCCTTTCACCGATGCATTGCTGCATGGCAGCTTCCGCCGTTACCGCTCGATTTCGGGGGACAGCGTTGCCGCCGCGATCGTGGCGCTCGCGGGGCAGGGTGGTTTCGGCGTGCATATCCACGAAAACGACGCGATCCGCGCGCTCGCCGATTGA
- a CDS encoding deoxyguanosinetriphosphate triphosphohydrolase encodes MSVADCASDPARSRGRRHAELGRVVRGPRDDFQRDRDRIIHSIAFRRLRHKTQVFVAPDGDHYRVRLTHSIEVAQIGRGIARALGLNEDLTEALCLAHDIGHPPFGHAGEDALKAAMAGHGGFDHNGHTLRTLARLECPYPRFDGLNLTWETLEGLAKHNGPVTNPGWALAGIDADFGLELASHASLEAQIAAIADDIAYDNHDIDDGLRAGLLDLDQLMEQPFVAANYRAVEGRFPDAPRDRLLRELVRDQIGVMVNDVIAATAANVAAAGVASVEEVRAAGRMLGGFSPELAVRERELKRFMYANLYHHPEQLAAAEAANKVVGDLFVAYAGDPRLMGEDWSGRLPQEECATNRHIGDYIAGMTDRFAIDRYAEIFGRDAVPQALAHA; translated from the coding sequence GTGAGCGTCGCCGACTGCGCCAGCGATCCTGCGCGAAGCCGCGGGCGGCGTCATGCCGAACTCGGCCGCGTCGTCCGCGGGCCGCGCGACGATTTCCAGCGCGACCGCGATCGCATTATCCATTCGATCGCGTTCCGTCGCCTTCGTCACAAGACGCAGGTGTTCGTCGCCCCCGACGGCGACCATTATCGCGTCCGCCTGACCCACAGCATCGAGGTCGCGCAGATCGGTCGCGGTATCGCGCGCGCGCTCGGGCTCAACGAGGATTTGACCGAGGCGCTCTGCCTTGCGCACGACATCGGTCATCCGCCTTTCGGTCATGCGGGCGAGGATGCGTTGAAGGCGGCGATGGCCGGCCATGGCGGTTTCGACCACAACGGTCATACGCTCCGCACGCTCGCACGGCTCGAATGCCCCTATCCGCGCTTCGACGGCCTCAACCTGACGTGGGAAACGCTCGAAGGGCTCGCCAAGCATAATGGCCCGGTGACGAATCCCGGCTGGGCGCTCGCCGGGATCGATGCCGATTTCGGGCTCGAACTAGCAAGCCACGCCAGCCTCGAGGCACAGATTGCGGCGATCGCCGACGATATCGCCTATGACAATCACGATATCGACGATGGTCTTCGGGCCGGGCTGCTCGACCTCGACCAGTTGATGGAACAGCCCTTCGTCGCCGCCAATTATCGCGCGGTCGAGGGGCGTTTCCCGGACGCCCCGCGCGATCGTTTGCTGCGCGAGCTTGTCCGCGACCAGATTGGCGTGATGGTCAATGACGTGATTGCCGCGACCGCCGCCAATGTTGCCGCGGCCGGGGTCGCGAGCGTCGAAGAGGTTCGCGCCGCGGGCCGCATGCTCGGCGGCTTTTCGCCCGAACTCGCGGTACGGGAACGGGAACTCAAGCGGTTCATGTATGCGAACCTCTATCACCATCCCGAACAGCTCGCCGCCGCCGAGGCTGCGAACAAGGTCGTCGGCGATCTGTTCGTCGCCTATGCCGGCGATCCGCGGCTGATGGGCGAGGACTGGTCGGGACGCCTGCCACAAGAAGAATGCGCGACAAACCGGCATATCGGTGATTATATCGCGGGCATGACCGACCGTTTCGCCATCGACCGTTATGCCGAAATCTTCGGCCGCGACGCGGTGCCGCAGGCTCTCGCGCATGCCTGA